In Mytilus galloprovincialis chromosome 1, xbMytGall1.hap1.1, whole genome shotgun sequence, the following are encoded in one genomic region:
- the LOC143068478 gene encoding NADH dehydrogenase [ubiquinone] 1 alpha subcomplex assembly factor 2-like, translating into MSKSTGITARIFNLVRQSWRKNPTQVTSSKGEDHLGNKYFELPADKAKLGRGRRWVEAKQKVGADDTLSDIPTEWTSWLRFTRKEPPTQEEIDRNYVLMMRTQHRAKEIEMKDQLQKESENPEGDGVTKSIQGKSNKFPVYEEYDTQPGRMKR; encoded by the exons ATGTCAAAAAGTACAGGCATAACAGCACGAATATTTAATTTAGTGCGACAGTCTTGGCGTAAAAATCCTACACAAGTAACCAGTTCGAAAGGAGAAGATCATCTTGGAAACAAATACTTCGAATTGCCTGCAg ACAAAGCAAAGTTAGGGAGAGGAAGAAGATGGGTGGAGGCAAAACAGAAAGTTGGAGCAGATGATACCCTTTCTGATATCCCTACAGAATGGACAT caTGGCTACGGTTTACACGAAAAGAGCCACCAACACAAGAG gaAATTGATAGAAATTATGTACTGATGATGAGAACCCAACACAGAGCTAAAGAAATTGAAATGAAAGATCAATTGCAAAAG GAATCAGAAAATCCAGAAGGGGATGGTGTAACAAAGTCAATACAAGGAAAATCAA ATAAGTTTCCTGTTTATGAAGAATATGACACCCAGCCAGGACGTATGAAGAGATGA